A genome region from Megalobrama amblycephala isolate DHTTF-2021 linkage group LG18, ASM1881202v1, whole genome shotgun sequence includes the following:
- the alpk2 gene encoding alpha-protein kinase 2 isoform X3 — MTAERVDNLLLLDTDAVNSSLASVHIKQDEPLDNQTDDSFSPIPDQQPDPALESQGRAMEIHSPNIHGETENESGLVLTQPLDHTALIEPKINHPNDDKSNCDFDTGVVMETDNITNSINNPDPIHLMDVDNMLDRNQNNKQSDLNTIEDPNEAHGTLMSPEVPSLTERNRQEEMSQYTILNQYSSSESVGLEVSRMANDDDPLVNTVSDVMNSEQNHEQPLSIANNETDSTSPESFVQTCGDTSEGVYVAVEAATAYKTDPEKPDIAGDLMCAGFTTSQTPKIEDPKTDVPICLADLHLTHASTLLDSLGMSNVLETADMPANDSEIIQTVNKDLASSNGEFCTAVFTQTVQNLQQVSEHDVTELESNRTDDSMLDRMIDTKFSLEVSRVQPLVACSHDTSATIGNSESFSPQSILETPQIGEKHEKDLSQVVPNPTPVTNGDLGKRSEETGGCCLKFTGTERDVKAGSELWLDACQFLAGEEYEGAIFDKWGRSCSPSPLTAHSDNTKASDYSRRENISIDHHAEDLELKFKPVERWSSSDSWASALSDWFQAVNTYPEDLGANTSSSDSKHSMAIQDKILEQRTGPDNANNTGQTCLSLNLLEPEEPGQASSRGQVESDNTNGTKGDKDGLPSHSEADSRDNTTMENNSEGNTLVEVTGDKISVLGLVFEEERQSSFSSPKISAYTSNKNLTGCVSGEERRHGSNVNHRTCPSQSDVHVSSEAGCAEGNGSFVHSNSDDCTVKPREEEISTIPGFIMPFAPLCTGKNFLNHSLLREDSPQVDLDLPHKGIVNEIHLKSDQKSVSSDNSSEGRFHTCPDQSSSSSGGDSDDLSIKDTQRKSEYSDTCGISKELSKFILLTGEHFMVSEDKRVAYVTLDLEEPRNLSLFSLSNCEELPKTDNMPHKTSKTSLDGKTRSKHKEKLAEKQQHGIQTSKKQDLQFSSQAKDEFNSEGAGCEECPVTVIETIVITEKTVPKAQVKKKKKYVQHGMPKPESDPPTNIVSRSTQKSTIGKTENLEVKVASNGLDKPAYHLPTKMDITNKDSTQIVMSVRPKVEPSGAKMDPATVNATQKAAPIKLKADASNTAKMENKTCTSDSPSACLPNMPSDDIKRRRIADVSGAVPIRTRPQLPAIFRQARKDGEDVTRKAYSEVVKQKIPKPKEVVVPCVVSEIQADPIPADPQNILLWCQFSPIPPDATIKWTKEGRVLSEINKVEKDDGRFTLTILEACSKDLGLYKCSLNAANISVSTSEYHLTSEVLMELVIPSHDKPVEPRVMDGDEENIQCSPLLFKEDFLSDQYFGENQPASIVTEKVHFGEGMHRKAFRTTLREGNLPRFNPGHPCVLKVHNGINYGIKNNEELVQKNYSLAVEECHVQNTAREYIKAYNSVAKSAESFGEVPEIIPIYLVHRPSNEIPYATLEEELLGDFVKYSVKDGKEINLMRRDSEAGQKCCAFQHWVYTQTEGNLLVTDMQGVGMKLTDVGIATGKKGYKGFKGNCATSFIDQFKALHQCNRYCELLGLTSLQPKPKRTVALPKPKTQPLTKKKTFGPVLNGKS, encoded by the exons ATGACAGCTGAGCGGGTTGACAATCTGCTGCTCTTGGACACAGATGCTGTCAACTCTTCCCTCGCCTCAGTGCACATAAAGCAAGATGAGCCCCTGGACAACCAGACAGACGACAGCTTCAGTCCAATCCCTGATCAACAGCCTGATCCAGCCTTAGAAAGTCAGGGCAGGGCCATGGAGATCCATAGTCCAAACATTCACGGGGAAACAGAAAATGAGAGTGGTTTAGTCTTAACGCAGCCCCTGGATCACACTGCACTGATTGAACCGAAAATAAATCATCCAAATGATGATAAAAGCAATTGTGACTTTGATACTGGTGTTGTAATGGAGACTGACAATATTACAAACAGCATTAACAACCCTGACCCAATTCACCTTATGGACGTGGACAATATGTTAGACAGaaatcaaaataacaaacaaagtgATTTAAACACTATAGAGGATCCAAATGAGGCTCATGGCACTTTAATGAGTCCAGAAGTTCCATCATTAACAGAACGCAACAGACAAGAAGAAATGAGCCAATACACCATTTTAAACCAATATTCCTCCTCTGAGAGTGTTGGACTTGAGGTTAGTCGAATGGCTAATGATGACGATCCCCTGGTAAATACTGTCTCTGATGTAATGAATAGTGAGCAAAACCATGAACAACCACTTTCAATAGCAAACAATGAGACTGATTCAACTTCGCCTGAATCATTCGTTCAGACCTGTGGGGATACATCTGAAGGTGTTTATGTAGCAGTGGAAGCAGCGACTGCCTATAAAACTGACCCAGAAAAGCCTGACATTGCAGGCGACTTGATGTGTGCTGGCTTCACAACTTCCCAGACACCAAAGATAGAAGATCCGAAGACTGACGTTCCTATATGTTTGGCCGATTTGCACTTAACACATGCCTCCACATTATTAGATTCTTTGGGGATGAGCAACGTATTGGAAACAGCTGACATGCCTGCCAATGACAGTGAGATCATTCAGACTGTAAATAAAGACTTGGCTTCCTCAAATGGTGAGTTTTGCACTGCCGTTTTTACCCAGACGGTTCAGAACCTTCAACAAGTTTCAGAACATGATGTAACGGAATTGGAATCCAACAGAACTGATGATTCCATGcttgatagaatgatagatacaAAATTCTCATTGGAAGTCAGTAGAGTGCAACCACTGGTTGCTTGTAGCCATGATACGAGTGCGACAATAGGTAATTCTGAGTCATTTTCCCCCCAGTCCATACTTGAAACACCACAGATTGGTGAAAAACATGAGAAGGATCTCTCACAGGTGGTCCCTAACCCAACACCTGTCACGAATGGAGATTTAGGTAAACGTTCTGAGGAGACCGGGGGCTGTTGCTTAAAGTTCACAGGAACGGAACGTGATGTTAAGGCTGGTAGTGAGTTGTGGCTGGATGCTTGCCAGTTCTTGGCAGGTGAAGAGTATGAGGGTGCTATTTTTGACAAGTGGGGTCGTTCATGCTCTCCCAGCCCCCTTACGGCCCATTCAGACAACACAAAAGCCTCAGATTACTCTAGGAGAGAAAACATTTCAATTGACCACCACGCTGAAGACTTGGAGCTGAAATTTAAACCTGTTGAGAGGTGGTCGTCCTCAGACAGCTGGGCTAGCGCTCTTTCAGACTGGTTCCAGGCAGTTAACACCTATCCAGAAGACTTGGGCGCTAACACTTCAAGCTCTGATTCTAAGCATAGTATGGCAATCCAGGACAAGATTTTGGAGCAAAGGACAGGTCCAGATAATGCAAACAACACTGGACAGACTTGTCTGTCTCTGAACCTCCTAGAACCAGAAGAACCAGGTCAAGCCTCAAGTAGAGGACAAGTCGAGTCTGATAACACTAATGGAACTAAAGGAGATAAAGACGGACTTCCTTCACATTCAGAAGCAGACAGTCGGGACAATACAACGATGGAGAACAAC TCGGAGGGAAATACATTGGTGGAGGTGACTGGAGACAAAATTTCTGTACTTGGGTTGGTCTTCGAGGAGGAACGCCAAAGCAGCTTTTCTTCTCCGAAGATCTCAGCTTACACCAGCAACAAGAATTTAACTGGCTGTGTGAGTGGCGAGGAGCGGCGTCATGGCTCCAATGTGAATCACCGCACATGTCCCTCTCAATCGGATGTTCATGTGTCTTCTGAGGCGGGATGTGCTGAAGGGAATGGATCGTTTGTGCATTCTAACTCTGATGACTGTACAGTGAAGCCAAGAGAAGAGGAAATAAGTACAATTCCAGGGTTTATTATGCCGTTTGCTCCACTCTGTACTGGAAAAAATTTCCTCAATCATAGTTTATTGAGAGAGGACAGTCCACAAGTTGATCTAGATCTTCCTCATAAAGGGATTGTTAATGAGATACACCTTAAGAGCGATCAAAAATCAGTAAGTAGTGACAATTCTTCTGAAGGCCGCTTTCATACATGCCCTGACCAGTCTTCATCTTCATCCGGTGGAGATTCAGATGATCTTTCCATCAAGGATACTCAGAGAAAATCAGAGTATAGTGATACCTGTGGCATCAGCAAAGAGCTTTCTAAGTTCATTTTACTCACAGGAGAGCATTTTATGGTGTCTGAGGACAAACGTGTTGCATATGTTACTCTAGACTTGGAGGAACCCAGAAATTTGAGTCTTTTTTCCTTGTCAAACTGTGAGGAACTACCTAAAACAGACAATATGCCTCACAAGACCTCCAAGACTTCCTTAGATGGTAAAACACGCTCTAAACATAAGGAGAAACTGGCTGAGAAGCAGCAACATGGGATTCAAACATCAAAAAAGCAAGATCTTCAGTTTTCATCCCAGGCGAAAGACGAATTCAACTCAGAAGGAGCTGGTTGTGAAGAATGTCCGGTTACTGTCATTGAAACTATCGTCATCACTGAGAAGACTGTTCCTAAAGCCCaagtgaaaaagaaaaagaagtatGTGCAACATGGGATGCCAAAACCCGAGAGTGATCCACCAACTAACATAGTGAGCAGGAGCACTCAGAAGAGCACAATTGGCAAGACAGAGAACCTTGAAGTGAAGGTGGCATCAAATGGTCTGGATAAACCAGCATATCATCTTCCCACCAAAATGGATATTACTAACAAAGATAGCACTCAAATAGTCATGTCAGTGAGACCCAAAGTAGAACCCAGTGGGGCCAAGATGGACCCTGCCACCGTAAATGCCACTCAGAAAGCTGCCCCAATAAAACTCAAAGCAGATGCCAGTAACACAGCCAAGATGGAAAATAAGACGTGCACATCAGATTCTCCTAGTGCGTGTTTACCCAACATGCCAAGTGATGACATAAAGCGCAGGAGAATTGCAGACGTGTCTGGAGCAGTTCCGATAAGGACGAGGCCACAGCTGCCTGCAATTTTCCGCCAAGCAAGAAAAGATGGAGAAGATGTGACCCGGAAAGCTTACAGTGAGGTTGTCAAGCAGAAGATTCCAAAACCCAAAGAAG TTGTGGTTCCTTGTGTAGTGTCAGAGATCCAGGCTGACCCTATCCCTGCTGACCCCCAAAACATCTTACTTTGGTGCCAGTTCAGCCCCATCCCACCTGATGCCACCATTAAGTGGACTAAAGAGGGAAGAGTGCTGTCAGAGATAAACAAAGT AGAGAAGGATGACGGCCGCTTCACACTGACAATCCTAGAGGCTTGCAGTAAAGATCTAGGGCTGTACAAATGCAGTCTGAATGCTGCCAACATTTCTGTTTCGACCTCAGAGTACCATCTCACATCTGAGG TGCTTATGGAACTAGTCATTCCGAGTCATGATAAACCAG TTGAGCCCAGGGTTATGGACGGGGATGAGGAGAACATCCAGTGCAGCCCGCTTCTATTTAAGGAGGATTTTCTTTCGGATCAGTATTTTGGAGAGAATCAACCCGCTAGCATCGTGACTGAGAAGGTCCATTTCGGTGAAGGCATGCACCGCAAAGCTTTCAGGACCACACTTAGAGAAGGCAATCTACCACGATTCAACCCCGGCCATCCCTGCGTCCTGAAAGTCCACAACGGCATCAACTATGGGATTAAAAATAATGAGGAGCTTGTCCAGAAGAACTACAGCCTGGCTGTGGAG GAATGTCATGTGCAGAACACCGCCAGGGAATATATTAAAGCGTACAATAGTGTGGCCAAGTCTGCTGAATCATTTGGAGAGGTGCCAGA AATCATCCCTATTTATTTGGTGCACCGACCATCTAATGAAATCCCTTACGCCACGCTGGAGGAGGAGCTGCTGGGAGACTTCGTGAAGTACTCTGTGAAGGATGGGAAGGAGATCAACCTGATGCGCAGAGACTCTGAGGCGGGACAGAAATGCTGTGCCTTTCAGCACTGGGTCTACACACAGACAGAGGGTAACCTGCTGGTCACCGATATGCAGG GTGTCGGTATGAAACTAACAGATGTTGGGATTGCCACCGGTAAAAAAGG CTATAAGGGATTCAAGGGAAACTGTGCCACGTCCTTTATTGATCAGTTCAAAGCTCTGCATCAGTGTAACAGGTACTGTGAGCTACTGGGCCTGACATCACTCCAACCCAAGCCAAAGCGGACCGTTGCCCTCCCAAAGCCAAAAACACAACCcttgacaaagaaaaaaaccttCGGCCCTGTTCTGAATGGCAAATCTTGA